In Aphelocoma coerulescens isolate FSJ_1873_10779 chromosome 3, UR_Acoe_1.0, whole genome shotgun sequence, a single window of DNA contains:
- the VEGFA gene encoding vascular endothelial growth factor A, long form isoform X1: MNFLLTWIHWGLAALLYLQSAELSKAAPALGDGERKPNEVIKFLEVYERSFCRTIETLVDIFQEYPDEVEYIFKPSCVPLMRCAGCCGDEGLECVPVDVYNVTMEIMRIKPHQSQHIAHMSFLQHSKCDCRPKKDVKNKQEKKSKRGKGKGQKRKRKKGRYKPLSFHCEPCSERRKHLFVQDPQTCKCSCKFTDSRCKSRQLELNERTCRCEKPRR, translated from the exons TTGTCGAAGGCTGCGCCTGCCctgggggatggggagcggAAACCCAATGAAG TTATCAAATTCCTGGAAGTCTACGAGCGCAGCTTCTGCAGGACTATTGAGACCCTGGTGGACATTTTTCAGGAGTACCCTGATGAGGTGGAGTACATATTCAAGCCATCCTGTGTGCCTCTGATGAGATGTGCGGGTTGCTGCGGCGATGAGGGCCTAGAATGTGTCCCTGTGGATGTGTACAACGTCACAATGGAG ATCATGAGAATTAAACCCCATCAGAGTCAGCACATAGCACACATGAGCTTCTTACAGCACAGTAAATGTGACTGCAG ACCAAAGAAAGATgtcaaaaacaaacaagaaaa aaaatcAAAGCGAGGAAAGGGGAAGGGTCAAAAGAGAAAGCGCAAGAAAGGCCGGTACAAACCACTCAGCTT TCACTGTGAGCCTTGCTCAGAGAGGAGAAAGCACTTGTTTGTACAAGATCCCCAGACCTGTAAATGTTCCTGCAAATTCACAGACTCACGTTGCAAGTCGAGGCAGCTTGAGTTAAACGAGCGCACTTGCAG ATGTGAAAAACCGAGACGGTGA
- the VEGFA gene encoding vascular endothelial growth factor A, long form isoform X5, whose protein sequence is MGQLRSGLLSKAAPALGDGERKPNEVIKFLEVYERSFCRTIETLVDIFQEYPDEVEYIFKPSCVPLMRCAGCCGDEGLECVPVDVYNVTMEIMRIKPHQSQHIAHMSFLQHSKCDCRPKKDVKNKQEKKSKRGKGKGQKRKRKKGRYKPLSFHCEPCSERRKHLFVQDPQTCKCSCKFTDSRCKSRQLELNERTCRCEKPRR, encoded by the exons ATGGGGCAGCTCAGGTCTGGGCTG TTGTCGAAGGCTGCGCCTGCCctgggggatggggagcggAAACCCAATGAAG TTATCAAATTCCTGGAAGTCTACGAGCGCAGCTTCTGCAGGACTATTGAGACCCTGGTGGACATTTTTCAGGAGTACCCTGATGAGGTGGAGTACATATTCAAGCCATCCTGTGTGCCTCTGATGAGATGTGCGGGTTGCTGCGGCGATGAGGGCCTAGAATGTGTCCCTGTGGATGTGTACAACGTCACAATGGAG ATCATGAGAATTAAACCCCATCAGAGTCAGCACATAGCACACATGAGCTTCTTACAGCACAGTAAATGTGACTGCAG ACCAAAGAAAGATgtcaaaaacaaacaagaaaa aaaatcAAAGCGAGGAAAGGGGAAGGGTCAAAAGAGAAAGCGCAAGAAAGGCCGGTACAAACCACTCAGCTT TCACTGTGAGCCTTGCTCAGAGAGGAGAAAGCACTTGTTTGTACAAGATCCCCAGACCTGTAAATGTTCCTGCAAATTCACAGACTCACGTTGCAAGTCGAGGCAGCTTGAGTTAAACGAGCGCACTTGCAG ATGTGAAAAACCGAGACGGTGA